GAAGCAGGGCCTCTTCGATCTCCACGTCACGGGTGCCGTGCTCCTCCACGTTGAGCATCCCGATGCGCACCATGTAGGATTTCAGGTAGCTGAGGATCACAGTGGACGGATCGCCCTGGTCCAAAAGTTGCCCGTCGTGGATCAGCATCACCTCGTCGCAGAACTCGCCCACGGTTTCCAGGGCGTGGGAGACCAGGAACAGGGTCTTGCCCTTTTTCTGGAACTGTCGGACCCGGTCCAGGCACTTCATCTGAAAGGCCGCGTCGCCCACGGCCAGAACCTCGTCGATGAGCAGGATGTCCGGGTCCATTTCCACGGCCACGGCAAAGCCCAGGCGGACGTACATGCCACTGGAGTAGTGCTTCACCGGCGTGTCGATGAAATCCCGCAGCCCGGCGAATTCCACGATGTAGTCGAAGCGCTTCTGGACGTAGTCCCGGGGGATGCCCAGGATCGAAGCGTTCAGATAGACGTTCTCCCGTCCGGACAGGTCCGGATGGAATCCGGCCCCCAGCTCCAGAAGCGAAGAAATCCGGCCCTGGGTACGGACCACGCCCTCGGTGGGGGTGATGGTCCCGGCCACCAGCCCCAGCAAGGTACTCTTGCCCGAGCCGTTGGGGCCGACCACGCCCACGGTCTTGCCCTTGGGAACCTTGAAGTT
The nucleotide sequence above comes from Desulfonatronum sp. SC1. Encoded proteins:
- a CDS encoding ABC transporter ATP-binding protein translates to MYAIEAENVGKRYYVQGMGQRTLFNSLAGAFRGGAKKEFWALRNLNFKVPKGKTVGVVGPNGSGKSTLLGLVAGTITPTEGVVRTQGRISSLLELGAGFHPDLSGRENVYLNASILGIPRDYVQKRFDYIVEFAGLRDFIDTPVKHYSSGMYVRLGFAVAVEMDPDILLIDEVLAVGDAAFQMKCLDRVRQFQKKGKTLFLVSHALETVGEFCDEVMLIHDGQLLDQGDPSTVILSYLKSYMVRIGMLNVEEHGTRDVEIEEALLLDETGTETNIFEAGGEMIVEVHYKAKKPIDKPVFGFNIKTGNGIYVFGSNTQISKTSIEFIDGRGTMRLRIAPLTLKRGNFFLSLSIHSWDHATQFHRLEDWYPFIIRDASESPGLVHLNTQWELEPEATGG